The genomic interval TCAGGTCGGCGTTCTTGCGCTCGCTGCGAATACGGCGGATAGTCTCGTCGATGACTACCTCGTCCTCTAACATCAACTGGTGAGCCTCAAAGACCTTGGCGCTCTCCTCGCCCAAGTCTCTGCCCACCTCGTGGCGGATGCGCTCCAGCTCTTGTCGCGCCTGCTCCACCGCCCGCTTGAAGCGCTCAATCTCGGCAGGCACCTCCTCCTCGGACAGATCGCGCGGAAAGATGTGCACCACGTCTCCCCCCAGGACAAAAGCCTTGCCGATGGCAATGCCTGGTGAGGCGGCGATGCCCTGGAGCGTCTGCTCCTGTTTTGACTGCTCCACTTCTTCCACGCCCGGCACCCCTCCCGTGAGAACCTACTGTTCATCGAAGGTACGCACTGTTATCAGTTCCTCCAGTGCGGCCATCGCTTCTTGCTCGTCAACTCCATCGACCCGGACCGTGATGGTGCTGCCCATCTCCGCCGCCAGGGTCATTACGCCCATGATGCTCTTGCCGTTGACCTCACGGCCGTCCTCGTTCTTGGACACATAGACCTGCGACTTGAACTTGCCTGCGGTTTTGACAAACAGCGCCGCCGGCCGCGCGTGCAGCCCCAACTGGTTTTTTATTGTGAACTGCTTGACAATCATGGGCAGTTGTGCCAAACGTCGCTCGCTGCGCAGGCCATGGCTCAGTCCATGGCCGCACCCACAAGTACCCCGGCCACCAGGAGGGCGAGTACCACTGCCGGCA from Calditrichota bacterium carries:
- a CDS encoding HPr family phosphocarrier protein; amino-acid sequence: MIVKQFTIKNQLGLHARPAALFVKTAGKFKSQVYVSKNEDGREVNGKSIMGVMTLAAEMGSTITVRVDGVDEQEAMAALEELITVRTFDEQ